A window from Schistosoma haematobium chromosome 3, whole genome shotgun sequence encodes these proteins:
- the TMEM41B_1 gene encoding Transmembrane protein 41B, variant 2 (EggNog:ENOG410V7D7~COG:S) translates to MIPGSVVCVVLLGYLFPFPVAVIIVALCSAIGASLCYLLVGFIGSKVLMYFIPEKIELCRQAIQRYRHAMFFCICCLRICPFIPNWLVNISSPIIDIPLVHFFFGTFVGVVPLSLVFIKAGTVLQELTDLGVTSLASFSTLIILAGLSLLPLVFRNQLREAFL, encoded by the exons ATGATACCAGGTTCGGTCGTGTGTGTGGTTCTACTGGGATATCTGTTCCCTTTCCCAGTCGCTGTCATTATTGTAGCTTTG TGTTCGGCGATTGGGGCGTCACTGTGCTATCTTCTCGTTGGCTTTATCGGTTCCAAAGTACTGATGTATTTCATCCCTGAAAAAATTGAATTATGTCGTCAAGCA ATTCAACGGTATCGACATGCAATGTTTTTTTGTATATGCTGTTTGCGAATCTGTCCTTTCATCCCAAATTGGCTTGTGAATATTTCTTCTCCAATAATCGATATCCCACTGGTTCATTTCTTCTTCGGAACATTTGTAG GAGTAGTTCCATTATCATTGGTTTTCATTAAAGCAGGAACTGTGCTTCAAGAACTCACAGATTTAGGCGTTACTTCTTTAGCTTCATTTTCAACACTGATTATTTTAGCTGGTTTATCACTTCTACCTTTAGTCTTTCGTAATCAACTCCGTGAAGCATTTTTATAG
- the TMEM41B_1 gene encoding Transmembrane protein 41B (EggNog:ENOG410V7D7~COG:S~BUSCO:EOG091G0ONT) translates to MKAVGSERLRPFLVVSLSFILFASLLVYITRRLPSIPEEHRGHFKFPHNVDELKNIGLVLSEYQDNYYWQILILISTVFIFLQSFMIPGSVVCVVLLGYLFPFPVAVIIVALCSAIGASLCYLLVGFIGSKVLMYFIPEKIELCRQAIQRYRHAMFFCICCLRICPFIPNWLVNISSPIIDIPLVHFFFGTFVGVVPLSLVFIKAGTVLQELTDLGVTSLASFSTLIILAGLSLLPLVFRNQLREAFL, encoded by the exons ATGAAGGCTGTTGGTAGTGAGCGGCTAAGGCCGTTTCTTGTCGTTAGCctctcatttattttatttgcatCATTGCTTGTATATATCACTCGCCGGTTACCCTCAATTCCGGA GGAACATCGAGGACACTTTAAATTTCCTCACAATGTTGACGAGTTAAAAAATATTGGTCTAGTCCTGTCAGAATACCAAGACAATTATTACTGGCAAATATTAATTCTGATAAGCACCGTTTTCATATT CCTTCAGTCATTCATGATACCAGGTTCGGTCGTGTGTGTGGTTCTACTGGGATATCTGTTCCCTTTCCCAGTCGCTGTCATTATTGTAGCTTTG TGTTCGGCGATTGGGGCGTCACTGTGCTATCTTCTCGTTGGCTTTATCGGTTCCAAAGTACTGATGTATTTCATCCCTGAAAAAATTGAATTATGTCGTCAAGCA ATTCAACGGTATCGACATGCAATGTTTTTTTGTATATGCTGTTTGCGAATCTGTCCTTTCATCCCAAATTGGCTTGTGAATATTTCTTCTCCAATAATCGATATCCCACTGGTTCATTTCTTCTTCGGAACATTTGTAG GAGTAGTTCCATTATCATTGGTTTTCATTAAAGCAGGAACTGTGCTTCAAGAACTCACAGATTTAGGCGTTACTTCTTTAGCTTCATTTTCAACACTGATTATTTTAGCTGGTTTATCACTTCTACCTTTAGTCTTTCGTAATCAACTCCGTGAAGCATTTTTATAG